A region of Myxococcus stipitatus DSM 14675 DNA encodes the following proteins:
- a CDS encoding response regulator transcription factor gives MKPKVLIVENSWTMRETLRLLLSGDFDCSVAANGEAGLAQALSQPPDLLLSDVNMEGMDGYELCRRCRQEPSLQHLPIVFVSGFAPRSDTDPTLPVPDAYLVKPVKPALLIAEIHALLRRANTPVSAASSTTAQAANKA, from the coding sequence GTGAAGCCCAAGGTCCTCATCGTCGAGAACTCCTGGACCATGCGCGAGACGCTGCGCCTGCTCCTGTCCGGGGACTTCGACTGCTCCGTCGCGGCGAACGGTGAGGCGGGCCTGGCCCAGGCGCTGAGCCAGCCGCCGGACCTGCTCCTCTCCGACGTCAACATGGAGGGCATGGACGGCTACGAGCTGTGCCGCCGCTGCCGCCAGGAGCCCTCGCTCCAGCACCTGCCCATCGTCTTCGTCAGCGGCTTCGCGCCTCGCTCGGACACGGACCCCACCCTGCCGGTACCGGACGCCTATCTGGTCAAGCCGGTGAAGCCCGCGCTGCTCATCGCCGAAATCCACGCCCTCCTGCGGCGCGCGAATACCCCCGTGTCGGCGGCGTCCTCCACCACCGCGCAGGCCGCCAACAAGGCCTGA
- a CDS encoding LysR family transcriptional regulator — protein sequence MNPVHDSASRPGPLDLNLFRVFDVVYRERNLTRAAEVLFLSQSAVSHALARLREQLGAPLFVREGRGVAPTPLAERLAPEIREALLLLQQAVHHTRGFEPARDVGTFTLAMSDMLEPSIVPRLVARLREVSPEARVSSVRLERAKLERELASGRLDLAIDVEQPTSAELRHTAFTRDAFCVVSRKRRKLDVATYMAARHVTVSSRRAGLAVEDLVLSRLGYQREVTVRCRHYETACRIVSGSDLLLTMPRGRAEEINAELDNRLLPMPLALPRLELHLYWHRSEDSEPRSQWLRAELQALAKGMMKAGRGG from the coding sequence ATGAACCCAGTTCATGACTCGGCCTCCAGGCCCGGGCCCCTGGACCTCAACCTCTTCCGGGTGTTCGACGTGGTCTACCGGGAGCGGAACCTGACGCGCGCCGCGGAGGTGCTGTTCCTCAGTCAGTCAGCGGTGAGCCACGCGCTGGCCCGGCTGAGAGAGCAACTGGGCGCGCCGCTGTTCGTTCGGGAGGGCAGGGGCGTGGCGCCCACGCCGCTGGCGGAGCGGCTGGCCCCGGAGATTCGCGAGGCGCTCCTGCTGCTCCAGCAGGCCGTCCACCACACGCGAGGCTTCGAGCCCGCGCGGGACGTAGGCACCTTCACGCTGGCGATGAGCGACATGCTGGAGCCGTCCATCGTTCCCCGGTTGGTGGCGAGGCTTCGAGAGGTCAGCCCGGAGGCCCGCGTGAGCAGCGTGAGGCTGGAGCGCGCGAAGCTGGAGCGGGAATTGGCCTCGGGGCGACTGGACCTGGCCATCGACGTGGAGCAGCCCACGAGCGCGGAACTGCGGCACACGGCCTTCACGCGCGACGCGTTCTGCGTGGTGAGCCGCAAGCGCAGGAAGCTGGACGTGGCGACCTACATGGCCGCGAGACATGTGACGGTGTCTTCACGTCGCGCGGGCCTGGCGGTGGAGGACCTGGTGCTCAGCCGTCTGGGATATCAGCGCGAGGTGACGGTGCGCTGTCGTCACTACGAGACAGCGTGTCGCATCGTGTCTGGTTCGGACCTGCTCCTGACGATGCCTCGCGGGCGGGCGGAGGAGATCAACGCGGAGCTCGACAACCGCCTGCTGCCCATGCCGCTCGCACTGCCCCGGCTGGAGCTGCACCTGTACTGGCACCGCTCCGAGGACTCCGAGCCGCGCAGTCAATGGCTGCGAGCGGAGCTGCAAGCCCTGGCAAAGGGGATGATGAAGGCGGGGCGGGGTGGATAG
- a CDS encoding acetyl-CoA C-acetyltransferase, with translation MKSVSKTEEIFFLSGKRTPFGTYGGSLKDLSATDLAVESAKAAFAQAKVSPELVQHIVYGNVVQTSADAIYLPRHVGLRTGVPVPVPALGVNRLCGSGFQAFITAAELMLTEQADCVLAGGTESMSQAPHVIRGARWGFPLGKGNLEDMLWTALTDSYTGNPMALTAEQLAVDYSLTQDQVDEYAVLTQKRFAAAQEAGRFQDEIAPVTLKTKKGETVVAKDEHNRPETTVEGLRKLPKVFKKDGVVHAGAASGICDGAGSMVMATRSFVEKHGLKPIARLVNWGVAGCDPKVMGIGPAPAIRNLLTRAQAKLTDMDLFEVNEAFAPQYLAVEKELGLPREQSNVNGGAIAVGHPLGASGARITTTLVYELKRRGGRYGIGSACIGGGQGIAVLVEAL, from the coding sequence ATGAAGAGCGTGTCCAAGACCGAGGAAATCTTCTTTCTTTCTGGCAAGCGCACCCCGTTCGGCACCTACGGCGGCAGCCTGAAGGACCTCAGCGCCACCGACCTCGCCGTCGAGTCCGCGAAGGCCGCCTTCGCGCAGGCGAAGGTCTCCCCCGAGCTCGTCCAGCACATCGTGTACGGCAACGTCGTGCAGACCAGCGCGGACGCCATCTACCTGCCGCGCCACGTGGGCCTGCGCACCGGCGTCCCCGTCCCCGTGCCGGCCCTGGGCGTCAACCGCCTCTGCGGCTCCGGCTTCCAGGCCTTCATCACCGCCGCGGAGCTGATGCTCACGGAGCAGGCCGACTGCGTGCTCGCCGGCGGCACCGAGTCCATGAGCCAGGCGCCCCACGTCATCCGCGGCGCGCGCTGGGGCTTCCCGCTGGGCAAGGGCAACCTGGAGGACATGCTCTGGACGGCGCTGACGGACAGTTACACCGGCAACCCGATGGCGCTCACCGCCGAGCAGCTCGCGGTGGACTACTCGCTCACCCAGGACCAGGTGGACGAGTACGCCGTCCTCACCCAGAAGCGCTTCGCCGCCGCGCAGGAGGCGGGCCGCTTCCAGGATGAAATCGCGCCCGTCACGCTCAAGACGAAGAAGGGCGAGACGGTGGTCGCCAAGGACGAGCACAACCGTCCGGAGACCACCGTGGAGGGGCTGCGCAAGCTGCCCAAGGTCTTCAAGAAGGACGGCGTGGTGCACGCGGGCGCCGCCAGCGGCATCTGCGACGGCGCGGGCAGCATGGTCATGGCCACGCGCAGCTTCGTGGAGAAGCACGGCCTGAAGCCCATCGCCCGGCTGGTGAACTGGGGCGTGGCCGGGTGCGACCCCAAGGTGATGGGCATCGGGCCCGCGCCCGCCATCCGCAACCTGCTGACGCGCGCGCAGGCGAAGCTGACCGACATGGACCTGTTCGAGGTGAACGAGGCCTTCGCGCCGCAGTACCTGGCGGTGGAGAAGGAGCTGGGCCTGCCGCGCGAGCAGTCCAACGTGAACGGCGGCGCCATCGCGGTGGGCCACCCGCTGGGCGCCTCTGGCGCGCGCATCACCACGACGCTGGTCTATGAGCTCAAGCGTCGCGGTGGCCGCTATGGTATCGGATCCGCCTGTATCGGGGGCGGCCAGGGCATCGCGGTGCTCGTCGAGGCGCTCTGA
- a CDS encoding DUF1751 domain-containing protein, producing the protein MRPMRSFGGRGGGGFGLPGLESMSSKLAVGLVAGSVMYLLLRAQGSFLLLMPSGVFGHLFIWQPLTYAFIESEPLSIIFGAMLLWSIGGWLEGYWGSKRLLMVAVGCTALAGYLLGLAALFIPMPYAFQGGWVMCSVLWVAYGLTMGKGQTNFWGIPLSGNAFAAIGAGFVLLRVLTAGFASQLPHIVAMLLVLAYVRGASPKRLLLHFQHWRLQRQLRERSKHLHVVPKDRPDRDQFLN; encoded by the coding sequence ATGCGACCGATGCGCAGCTTCGGCGGCAGGGGCGGAGGAGGATTCGGCCTGCCCGGCCTGGAGTCCATGTCGTCCAAGCTGGCCGTGGGGTTGGTGGCGGGGTCCGTCATGTACCTGCTCCTGCGCGCCCAGGGGAGCTTCCTGCTGCTGATGCCGAGCGGTGTGTTCGGCCACCTCTTCATCTGGCAGCCCCTCACCTACGCCTTCATCGAGAGCGAGCCGCTCAGCATCATCTTCGGCGCCATGCTGCTGTGGTCCATTGGCGGCTGGCTGGAGGGGTACTGGGGCTCGAAGCGGCTGTTGATGGTGGCCGTGGGCTGCACCGCGCTGGCGGGCTACCTGCTGGGCCTGGCGGCGCTCTTCATCCCGATGCCGTACGCCTTCCAGGGCGGCTGGGTGATGTGCTCCGTGCTGTGGGTGGCCTACGGGCTGACCATGGGCAAGGGGCAGACGAACTTCTGGGGCATCCCGCTGTCGGGCAATGCCTTCGCGGCGATTGGCGCGGGCTTCGTCCTGCTGCGGGTGCTGACGGCGGGGTTCGCCAGCCAGTTGCCGCACATCGTCGCCATGCTGCTGGTGCTCGCGTACGTGCGCGGCGCGAGCCCCAAGCGGCTGTTGCTGCACTTCCAGCACTGGCGGCTGCAGCGCCAGCTGCGCGAGCGGTCCAAGCACCTGCACGTGGTGCCGAAGGACCGCCCGGACCGGGACCAGTTCCTCAACTGA
- the pruA gene encoding L-glutamate gamma-semialdehyde dehydrogenase, with protein MINAIPRVPAPRNEPILPYAPGSPERRELQAMLKRMSGEQIDIPLIIGGKQVRSGKTDTVRMPHRHSHVLATLHEADASHVQQAIQAGLAVKNDWARMPFASRAAIFLRAAELLATRYRPIINASTMLGQSKTAHQAEIDAACEAIDFLRYNVHFAEQILAIQPESPAQTWNMLDYRPLDGFVFAVAPFNFTSIAMNLCTAPAIMGNVVLFKPSSTSALSAWYFMELLREAGLPDGVINMLNGDGPTVGNPVMASPDLGGIHFTGSTPTFNTMWKTVGENISKYKQYPRLVGETGGKDFIVAHASAADDLEALAVAIVRGGYEYQGQKCSAASRVYVPESLWPKLKPRLQALIGDIRMGDVTDFRNFMGAVIDEKSFKKVSSYIDLAKQDSNASIVAGGETDRSEGWFVKPTLVQLNDPRHRILREEVFAPLVGLHVYPDSKYVETLREVDQSATYALTGAIFGRDRKAIDTAMDELRHAAGNIYINDKPTGAVVGQQPFGGSRASGTNDKAGSLLNLIRWTSPRTVKENFAPPTKVPYPFMDSDPHDGGI; from the coding sequence GTGATCAACGCCATTCCCCGCGTCCCGGCTCCCCGCAACGAGCCCATCCTGCCCTACGCGCCGGGTTCCCCCGAGCGCCGCGAACTCCAGGCCATGCTCAAGCGCATGAGCGGCGAGCAGATTGATATCCCGCTCATCATCGGCGGCAAGCAGGTGCGCTCCGGCAAGACGGACACCGTGCGCATGCCCCACCGGCACTCCCACGTCCTGGCGACGCTCCACGAGGCCGACGCCAGCCACGTGCAGCAGGCCATCCAGGCGGGCCTGGCGGTGAAGAACGACTGGGCGCGCATGCCGTTCGCCTCGCGCGCGGCCATCTTCCTGCGCGCCGCGGAGCTGCTCGCCACGCGCTACCGCCCCATCATCAACGCGTCCACCATGCTGGGCCAGTCCAAGACGGCCCACCAGGCGGAGATTGATGCGGCGTGCGAGGCCATCGACTTCCTGCGCTACAACGTCCACTTCGCCGAGCAGATTCTCGCCATCCAGCCGGAGTCCCCCGCGCAGACGTGGAACATGCTGGACTACCGTCCGCTGGACGGCTTCGTGTTCGCGGTGGCGCCGTTCAACTTCACCTCCATCGCGATGAACCTCTGCACCGCGCCCGCCATCATGGGCAACGTGGTGCTGTTCAAGCCGTCCTCCACGTCGGCCCTGAGCGCCTGGTACTTCATGGAGCTGCTGCGTGAGGCGGGCCTGCCCGACGGCGTCATCAACATGCTCAACGGCGACGGCCCCACCGTGGGCAACCCGGTGATGGCGAGCCCGGATCTGGGCGGCATCCACTTCACCGGCTCCACGCCCACGTTCAACACCATGTGGAAGACGGTGGGCGAGAACATCAGCAAGTACAAGCAGTACCCCCGGCTGGTGGGTGAGACGGGCGGCAAGGACTTCATCGTCGCGCATGCGTCCGCGGCGGACGACCTGGAGGCGCTCGCGGTGGCCATCGTCCGCGGTGGCTACGAGTACCAGGGCCAGAAGTGCTCCGCGGCCAGCCGCGTCTACGTCCCCGAGTCCCTGTGGCCCAAGCTCAAGCCCCGGCTCCAGGCGCTCATCGGCGACATCCGCATGGGCGACGTGACGGACTTCCGCAACTTCATGGGCGCCGTCATCGACGAGAAGTCCTTCAAGAAGGTCTCCTCGTACATCGACCTGGCGAAGCAGGACTCCAACGCGTCCATCGTCGCGGGCGGCGAGACGGACCGCTCCGAGGGCTGGTTCGTCAAGCCCACGCTGGTGCAGTTGAACGACCCGCGTCACCGCATCCTGCGCGAGGAGGTCTTCGCGCCGCTGGTCGGCCTGCACGTGTATCCGGATTCCAAGTACGTGGAGACGCTGCGCGAGGTGGACCAGAGCGCGACGTACGCGCTGACGGGCGCCATCTTCGGGCGGGACCGGAAGGCCATCGACACGGCGATGGATGAGCTGCGCCACGCGGCGGGCAACATCTACATCAACGACAAGCCCACGGGCGCGGTGGTGGGCCAGCAGCCCTTCGGTGGCTCGCGTGCGTCGGGCACCAACGACAAGGCGGGCTCGCTGCTCAACCTCATCCGGTGGACGAGTCCTCGCACCGTGAAGGAGAACTTCGCCCCGCCCACGAAGGTGCCGTACCCCTTCATGGACAGCGACCCCCACGATGGGGGTATCTAG
- a CDS encoding 2-hydroxychromene-2-carboxylate isomerase encodes MALAPLRFCFDYLSPYAYLAWTRMPALAARHGRVLEPVPVLLAGVLNATGNIGPAEVPAKRGYIFKHTFRIAHELGVPFGPPPSHPFVPLLALRVTAAVDDLEARARLVSTLFAQVWGGGNGAETPEQVATALQAAGLDAPSLLAAAQRQDIKDRVRRNTDEAIAAGAFGVPTVIADGELFFGLDSLGHLELFLRGEDPLKSEFLERWKNLPATASRR; translated from the coding sequence ATGGCACTCGCACCCCTCCGCTTCTGCTTCGACTACCTGTCTCCCTATGCCTATCTGGCGTGGACGCGGATGCCGGCACTGGCCGCGCGCCACGGCCGTGTGTTGGAGCCCGTCCCGGTGCTGCTCGCTGGAGTGCTCAACGCCACCGGAAACATCGGCCCCGCGGAGGTGCCCGCCAAGCGCGGCTACATCTTCAAGCACACCTTCCGCATCGCCCACGAGCTCGGCGTTCCCTTCGGCCCGCCTCCCTCGCATCCCTTCGTCCCGCTGCTCGCGTTGCGCGTGACGGCGGCCGTGGATGACCTCGAGGCACGGGCGCGGCTCGTGTCCACGCTCTTCGCGCAGGTCTGGGGCGGCGGCAACGGCGCGGAGACCCCCGAGCAGGTCGCCACGGCCCTCCAGGCGGCCGGGCTGGATGCGCCCTCCCTCCTCGCCGCCGCTCAGCGCCAGGACATCAAGGACCGCGTGCGCCGCAACACCGACGAAGCCATCGCGGCCGGTGCCTTCGGCGTGCCCACCGTCATCGCCGATGGCGAGCTGTTCTTCGGCCTGGATTCCCTCGGACACCTGGAGCTTTTCCTCCGGGGCGAGGACCCCCTGAAGTCCGAATTCCTGGAGCGCTGGAAGAACCTGCCCGCCACTGCATCCCGCCGTTGA
- a CDS encoding aldose 1-epimerase, with amino-acid sequence MSRAFPGIAGLDTYALVDGGCRVEVIPSRGALVSRMTVDGDEVLYLDEATVADPAKNVRGGIPVLFPIAGPLPGDTYPADRKSFTMSQHGFARRLPWTVRQAEDSLLVVGLTSSEETRLQFPWDFDAQLTFSLVGTRLTLDFDVENRDTRPLPLHLGFHPYFRVPDAAKAVATVETDATHAWDNFHKREVPFTGFDLTLPEVDLHLRDHSGPGTRLTRGPGARPVHLSWSPEFKLLVVWTLRGKDFVCVEPWTAAGGALATGQGLLHVEPGERASLAFDIEA; translated from the coding sequence ATGAGCCGAGCCTTCCCCGGCATCGCCGGGTTGGACACGTATGCGTTGGTCGACGGTGGGTGCCGCGTGGAGGTGATTCCTTCACGCGGGGCCCTCGTCTCGAGGATGACGGTGGACGGCGACGAGGTGCTCTACCTCGACGAGGCCACCGTGGCGGACCCGGCGAAGAACGTGCGCGGTGGAATCCCCGTGCTGTTCCCCATCGCCGGGCCGCTGCCGGGTGACACGTACCCGGCGGACCGCAAGTCCTTCACGATGTCGCAGCACGGCTTCGCGCGGCGCCTGCCGTGGACCGTGCGGCAGGCGGAGGACTCTCTGCTCGTGGTGGGGCTCACTTCCAGCGAAGAGACGCGCCTCCAGTTCCCGTGGGACTTCGACGCGCAGCTCACCTTCTCCTTGGTGGGTACGCGGCTGACGCTCGACTTCGACGTGGAGAACCGGGACACGCGGCCCCTGCCCCTGCACCTGGGCTTCCATCCGTACTTCCGGGTGCCGGACGCGGCCAAGGCCGTGGCCACGGTGGAGACGGATGCCACGCACGCGTGGGACAACTTCCACAAGCGCGAGGTCCCCTTCACCGGCTTCGACCTCACGCTGCCCGAGGTGGACCTGCACCTGAGGGACCACTCGGGCCCGGGCACCCGGCTCACGCGAGGCCCCGGCGCGCGTCCGGTGCACCTGTCGTGGAGCCCGGAGTTCAAGCTGCTGGTGGTGTGGACGCTGCGCGGCAAGGACTTCGTCTGCGTGGAGCCCTGGACGGCCGCGGGCGGCGCGCTCGCCACCGGTCAGGGCCTGCTGCACGTGGAGCCCGGAGAGCGGGCGTCGCTCGCGTTCGACATCGAGGCGTAG
- a CDS encoding protein kinase domain-containing protein, producing the protein MVVTGRYRVEGLLGEGGMGRIWLAEDLHERRRVALKEMQVPSGLSAGKSEELVLMFRHEFFAMKKLQHPGTLKVFDWGMTEAGNRFITMEVVDGSDLSTLARDAPLDTRTLYRVLLQMAQVLAFIHSRLYVHCDIKASNVRITSTGAVKLMDFGVMHQLGTPSPGKLKGTLEYLAPEWQRGASIDGRADLYSLGIMAYYLVTRRLPFKRNTPAALLAEHLTRPPPKPSTLVSVDPALEEIILLLLAKDPRERFQDAGELMEALCHASGEPMPEEPLSARSSYLHVPEVVGRAAELEALMNGLAEADWGQSRAVLLGAPAGVGKTRLLQEFELQAKLAELPFGRGQCRAEGQAPLTPIAQALRALMPHTPTDVMERLSPRLSRLMPSLSAETSGVAPVPGEEKLGFFGALAEWVQVLGRRMTFVLCFEDLHWADTASLEVLNVLIRALHGTRGMVVGTFRSRELSRLSLAFQTVDEKLTRRMDLEPLGAEHVGTLVGLALPGLEVPEGFVARLHATTGGNAFFATECLRALVEEGALTRVGGRWTAQAGLDTRSLPSSIQAAVLERLSSAPVEQVSLLRRLAPAGRSLELPMVRALAGLPETELFAVLDGIVERQFLQEEEGRYVFTHDTVHQAVYDSTVEDERRVAHGRVALALQTLYYQRSDLARTVGWHYLRSTEPELAIGPLLDAGRAAMESQALLEATLLLKEASTLLEAAPDFPGRDRLLLRIWVTLVEVGYASDPPSSLAFAEKLFSHWSSTVDLVEGRRVALAQLDAACSAPEEERPARLRELFREREADAQVSPADIFWKMAELRILQGMALAIVGRTRDLDALLERVRVEQPEVSPYRAGTLLAPAVLSAYTGRSAGVVEAQFEQLARLRGLREVMGRLPRRLAWALGMGGYMMNMNLALRGEPLDAQATRDGYVVAESHGFTDVRAFHLFTVVTRAAFTGDGAAFVPAFTEKTDLVRRLGNPRLMERNLAIFTPPYYLERGEHEHVAAVVARGESLARVLPEDRWLQCHVRAYQACRDVLFEDAAAVRQSLPRALAAAREGGLRMETLLRVYQSRFEREQGHLEAAREAAELALSRATDPVLANPWDEVLARRAMAALFPGDEGLGHLRRALALAELTGNVLQVGHVRLALAERAASVEAAVAELEAAETAFTEARASNLQAQAASLRGALRRSAEARQSA; encoded by the coding sequence ATGGTGGTGACGGGGCGCTACCGGGTGGAGGGCCTCCTGGGCGAGGGCGGCATGGGCCGCATCTGGCTGGCGGAGGACCTGCACGAGCGGCGGCGCGTGGCGCTCAAGGAGATGCAGGTCCCCTCGGGCTTGTCGGCGGGAAAGTCGGAGGAATTGGTGCTGATGTTCCGGCACGAGTTCTTCGCGATGAAGAAGCTCCAGCACCCCGGCACGCTGAAGGTGTTCGACTGGGGGATGACGGAGGCGGGCAACCGCTTCATCACCATGGAGGTGGTGGACGGAAGTGACTTGAGCACGCTCGCGCGCGACGCACCGCTGGACACGCGCACGCTGTACCGGGTGCTGTTGCAGATGGCGCAGGTGCTGGCGTTCATCCACTCGCGCCTGTACGTGCACTGCGACATCAAGGCGAGCAACGTCCGCATCACCAGCACGGGCGCGGTGAAGCTGATGGACTTCGGGGTGATGCACCAGTTGGGCACCCCGAGCCCCGGCAAGCTCAAGGGCACGCTGGAGTACCTGGCGCCGGAGTGGCAGCGCGGCGCGAGCATCGACGGGCGCGCGGACCTCTATTCGCTGGGCATCATGGCGTACTACCTGGTGACGCGCCGGCTGCCCTTCAAGCGCAACACGCCCGCGGCGCTCCTGGCCGAGCACCTGACGCGTCCGCCTCCCAAGCCCTCCACGCTGGTGTCGGTGGACCCGGCGCTGGAGGAGATCATCCTGCTGTTGCTGGCGAAGGACCCTCGCGAGCGCTTCCAGGACGCGGGCGAGCTGATGGAGGCGCTTTGTCACGCCAGCGGCGAGCCCATGCCGGAGGAGCCGCTGTCGGCGCGCTCCAGCTACCTGCACGTCCCGGAGGTCGTGGGGCGCGCGGCGGAGCTGGAGGCGCTGATGAACGGCCTGGCCGAAGCGGACTGGGGTCAGTCGCGCGCGGTGCTGCTGGGGGCTCCGGCGGGCGTGGGCAAGACGCGCTTGCTCCAGGAGTTCGAGCTCCAGGCGAAGCTGGCGGAGCTGCCCTTCGGCCGAGGGCAGTGTCGCGCGGAGGGACAGGCGCCGCTGACGCCCATCGCGCAGGCGCTGCGCGCGCTGATGCCGCACACGCCCACGGACGTGATGGAGCGGCTGTCGCCTCGGCTGTCGCGGCTGATGCCGTCGTTGTCGGCGGAGACGTCGGGCGTGGCGCCGGTGCCGGGCGAGGAGAAGCTGGGGTTCTTCGGGGCGCTGGCGGAGTGGGTTCAAGTGCTGGGGCGGAGGATGACGTTCGTCCTGTGCTTCGAGGACCTGCACTGGGCGGACACGGCCTCGCTCGAGGTGCTCAACGTGCTCATCCGCGCGCTGCATGGGACGCGCGGCATGGTGGTGGGGACGTTCCGCTCGCGGGAGCTGAGCCGGCTGAGCCTGGCGTTCCAGACGGTGGACGAGAAGCTCACGCGCCGCATGGACCTGGAGCCGCTGGGCGCCGAGCACGTGGGCACGCTGGTGGGCCTGGCGCTGCCGGGGCTGGAGGTGCCGGAGGGCTTCGTCGCGAGGCTGCACGCCACCACCGGAGGCAACGCGTTCTTCGCCACCGAGTGTCTGCGCGCGCTGGTGGAGGAGGGCGCGCTGACGCGCGTGGGCGGCCGGTGGACGGCGCAGGCGGGGCTGGACACGCGGTCGCTTCCGTCGAGCATCCAGGCCGCGGTGTTGGAGCGCTTGTCGTCCGCGCCGGTGGAGCAGGTGTCGCTGCTGCGGCGGCTGGCGCCGGCGGGGCGGAGCCTGGAGCTGCCGATGGTGCGCGCGCTCGCGGGGCTCCCGGAGACGGAGCTGTTCGCGGTGCTGGACGGCATCGTCGAGCGGCAGTTCCTCCAGGAGGAGGAGGGCCGGTACGTCTTCACGCACGACACCGTGCACCAGGCGGTCTACGACAGCACGGTGGAGGATGAGCGGCGCGTGGCGCACGGGCGCGTGGCGCTGGCGCTGCAGACGCTCTACTACCAGCGCTCGGACCTGGCGCGCACGGTGGGGTGGCACTACCTGCGCTCGACGGAGCCGGAGCTGGCGATAGGTCCGCTCTTGGACGCGGGCCGCGCGGCGATGGAGTCGCAGGCGTTGCTGGAGGCGACGCTGCTGCTCAAGGAGGCGTCGACGCTGCTGGAGGCCGCGCCGGACTTCCCCGGGCGGGACAGGCTGCTGCTGCGCATCTGGGTGACGCTGGTGGAGGTGGGCTACGCGAGCGACCCGCCCAGCTCGCTCGCCTTCGCGGAGAAGCTGTTCTCGCACTGGTCCTCGACGGTGGACCTGGTGGAGGGGCGGCGGGTCGCGCTGGCGCAGCTGGACGCGGCGTGCTCGGCGCCGGAGGAGGAGCGACCCGCGCGGTTGCGGGAGCTGTTCCGCGAGCGCGAGGCGGATGCGCAGGTGTCGCCCGCGGACATCTTCTGGAAGATGGCGGAATTGCGCATCCTGCAGGGGATGGCGCTGGCGATCGTCGGCCGCACGCGGGACCTGGATGCGCTGCTCGAGCGGGTGAGGGTGGAGCAGCCGGAGGTGTCGCCGTATCGCGCGGGGACGCTCCTGGCGCCCGCGGTGCTCAGCGCGTACACGGGGCGCTCGGCGGGGGTGGTGGAGGCGCAGTTCGAGCAGCTCGCGCGGCTGCGCGGGTTGCGCGAGGTGATGGGGCGGTTGCCGCGCAGGTTGGCGTGGGCGTTGGGGATGGGCGGGTACATGATGAACATGAACCTGGCGCTGCGCGGGGAGCCGCTCGACGCGCAGGCCACGCGAGACGGCTACGTGGTGGCGGAGTCGCACGGCTTCACGGACGTGCGTGCGTTCCACCTGTTCACGGTGGTGACGCGCGCGGCGTTCACGGGGGATGGGGCGGCGTTCGTGCCCGCGTTCACGGAGAAGACGGACCTGGTGCGCCGGCTGGGCAATCCGCGGTTGATGGAGCGCAACCTGGCCATCTTCACGCCGCCCTACTACCTGGAGCGCGGAGAGCACGAGCACGTGGCCGCGGTGGTGGCGCGTGGCGAGTCGCTCGCGCGGGTGCTGCCCGAGGACCGGTGGTTGCAGTGTCACGTCCGGGCGTATCAGGCGTGCAGGGACGTGTTGTTCGAGGACGCGGCGGCGGTGCGTCAGTCCTTGCCTCGGGCACTGGCGGCGGCGCGTGAGGGTGGGCTGCGGATGGAGACGCTGCTGCGTGTCTATCAATCGCGCTTCGAGCGGGAGCAGGGGCACCTGGAGGCCGCGCGCGAGGCGGCGGAGCTGGCGCTGTCGCGAGCGACGGACCCGGTGCTGGCGAACCCGTGGGATGAAGTGCTGGCGCGTCGGGCGATGGCCGCGTTGTTCCCGGGCGACGAGGGGCTGGGGCACTTGCGCCGGGCGCTCGCGCTGGCGGAGCTGACGGGCAATGTGTTGCAGGTGGGGCACGTGAGGCTGGCGCTCGCGGAGCGCGCGGCGTCGGTGGAGGCGGCGGTCGCCGAGCTGGAGGCGGCGGAGACGGCCTTCACCGAGGCGCGGGCGTCCAATCTCCAAGCGCAAGCGGCGTCACTGCGCGGTGCGCTCCGTCGCAGCGCGGAGGCGCGGCAGAGCGCGTAG